The following is a genomic window from Phaeodactylum tricornutum CCAP 1055/1 chromosome 31, whole genome shotgun sequence.
TGATTCGACAACGCCGGATGGGCCCAAATTTGTGTTTCCCATTGCTGCAGGAGACTGGAGAGGGACGATgatttgtcgtcgtcgtcgtctccacgCGAGTCGATTCGAGCCACCGTGGCGCGTTCCGCCGCCCGGAGCAAGGCTCCGAGACCATCGGTCCGGTAAGCGGCGCGTTCGCGTTGACAACGGGGACAGTCACAGACAAAGCCGTAGTGGGCCCGGAGTCGCGTATTACGTTGCGCAAAAGGAGTGGTGGGCGGTCCGTAGCTCCACACGAGTTCGGTACCGGCGGGTAGATCGGTGGTGGCGTGCACGACCATCACGTCGTCGACCAAGACGCGGACGGCGTTGCCGACGCAGGAGTGATTAATCATGGCGGCCAAAGGAAAGAGACCCAGTAAACGCGGTGGTAAGGATAAACGGGAAAGATCCAGCGGTGTGGGGGCGTTGAGTGCAGTCGTACGCCAGGACTGTTCAATATTCGTGTAGGAAAGCAGAGCGTCCGGTCCGAACGCGTTTTTCCGCACAATGGCCAGCAAGTATTCGTCGGATACGATCACGTCGTCGAGCAACGGTTGCGTGTCATTTCCGAGAAGCAATGAAACGGAAGTAGATTGGATGAGGGTTTGGAGAGACGCCGACGACTGCGCGAACGACGTCGCCGGTCCTCCACGGAGCGACAGAAAGCTCCGGGCCGTTGCGGACTGGACGTCGTCGAGACAAACACGCATGGCGTTCACCAATGCTTGCTCGGTCAGACAATCCAGCGTATTCTCTACGACGGACTGTTGGTACTGTTCCACCCACGCCGCTGCCACGTCCCCCACGTCAACCGACAGTGTCGGAGGCGTCACGAACAAACAATCTCCAGCACGGACGGgttgaacgacgacgaggcaTCGTCCCCGCGTCCCGTCGGTCGCTTCCTGGACCTCCACGGGACCTACCCAGGGCTGGATCGTCAGGGGTGCATCCAGATTAGGAAAGAAGACGCGCGATAGATCCGAAGGGTCCGGAATCGTAAGGAGACTTGGCTCCGGAGTCCTGTCCCCCATGGTGAAGGAAATGTGGGCAACACGGCGCTCACCTGTAGCGTAAGTAGGGTGCGGTTGTGtactatttgggaaaaagcGGCGTTCATTGAAAAACAGTGTGTGTGCGCCAGCTATCGGGATAAGACAGTACATATGACGTTGTGCCAAAAATAGCCTTCATAAATAACGCATGCTACTTACCAAATATTTTCATAAAGTGTAACCTCGGAAATGGCTATAGAATGAGAACACATTGTGCCACTTGACTTTGACTGTAAGTTAAAGTTACAGTTATAATCGGCTATTCTCAAATCTAACTACCAAGCATGCCATGCCATCACAGGGCGGCGCACAACGATGCCGTAAGTATGCAACCGTGCCGAGTTCAAACGCTGGACAATGCCATAGGATTATGGTATTTGAGAACTCTGGAGATaaagcttactgttagtacaGGAGAGGCAAGCAATGTTCGCAAAACACTGACGACTCCTCTGCCAACCCCCATCGCTACGCTACGCGCCATTGACAGACATTCGCCAACTTGCACAAACGGATCATGGTGTCGATTCGTAACGCCAAAGCGTCGGGATGGTGGCGC
Proteins encoded in this region:
- a CDS encoding predicted protein, which gives rise to MGDRTPEPSLLTIPDPSDLSRVFFPNLDAPLTIQPWVGPVEVQEATDGTRGRCLVVVQPVRAGDCLFVTPPTLSVDVGDVAAAWVEQYQQSVVENTLDCLTEQALVNAMRVCLDDVQSATARSFLSLRGGPATSFAQSSASLQTLIQSTSVSLLLGNDTQPLLDDVIVSDEYLLAIVRKNAFGPDALLSYTNIEQSWRTTALNAPTPLDLSRLSLPPRLLGLFPLAAMINHSCVGNAVRVLVDDVMVVHATTDLPAGTELVWSYGPPTTPFAQRNTRLRAHYGFVCDCPRCQRERAAYRTDGLGALLRAAERATVARIDSRGDDDDDKSSSLSSLLQQWETQIWAHPALSNQNQRYLRVGAAQVYIQYLNQALRGLPTSNSDKTQLVLRQTELLHTCMQLHLAFCACHYASTEHLSILHLCYQLASALHVANSDHTSPTLSKVRFWTEQLKKTHMVRYGSLGENVDYVRKMMQHTRTVLRNRNGINLVAHKFV